A stretch of DNA from Mycobacteriales bacterium:
GGCCTCGTCGAGGTGCTGGTAACCCTCGCGGGTCAGCCGGTGCAGCTCGTAGTGCCCGAGGTCGCGGAAGAGCGCGAGGTCCGCAGCCCGCACCTCGAACGCCGTCCGCACCGTGCGCAACAGCTCGGGGTACGCCGCCGCGGGGTTGAACGACGTCGCCAGCACGTGGGTCGCCTGCTGCAGGGCACGCAGCCGCAGCCGGTCGACGGAAACCGCCGCAATCCCGCGCCCGGCCAGGTGCAGGAGCACCAGCGGGGGGAGGAACAGCACGGCGGTCCAAGGGACCCACGCATACGAGGCGGCCAAGAACACCCCGTAGCAGACGCTCACAATCGCGTTCAGCATCCGGAGTCCGACAACGTGCGGCACCAGCAGTTGCCGCTGTTTCGCCAGGACCAGGACCGCCGTGAATGCCACTTGGTTGACGACCATGAGGGTGATCAACCCGGCCACAGCCGACAGCAAGATCGTGTGGTGGCTGCTTCCCGGGTCGGCAACCGAATCGGTCACGGCCGTTGCCAACGATGTGGCAAGCGCCCACTGGGCAACGTTGAAGGCAGACTTGATGAACGAGTTCCTGCCGAGCGCGGAGGCGAAGATCTGCGCTGCGACCACAACGAGCACGGCAACGCCGCCGCGGTAGCCGAGCAGGAGCGGCGCGATCGCCGCCTCCATCACCGTGAACGACTCGACAACGCTTCTGTACTGGTAACGAATCTGCAGTTGCTCGGCCGCAAAGACCAGCACGGCGAGAACGGGCAGGATGTACCAGTCGCTCGGTAGCGACGGCTTCGCCGACAGCGCGAACAGCGGAACGCTCACGCCTGCCGCCGCCACGAGCGCGCCCACATAGATCGCGAGCGCGCTCGGACGACGTCCCCCGTCAGCAGTCACTTAGTTGTCCCAAGCTCCGTACCAGGCCGAACCCCACCAGTTGCTGCCATACCAGTTGGTCGACTCCGGCTGGCCCCACCAGTTGGAACCCCACCAGTTGGAACCCCACCAGTTGGAACCCGTCCACTGACTCGCCCACCAATTGCTACCGGTCCATGACGTGAACAGCGTAGAGACCGGATCCCACAGCGTGAGCTGAGTTGTGAGATTGCCATTGACTACCACCGAACCGCTGGATCCGGCCGCGGAGACGTAAACCGTGCCGCGCGACAGGTCGAGCGAACCGGTGCCGTTGCCCGACGGCACCCCCTGGTTGGCCAGCCCAGCCGGCGCGGAGTAGACGGCGGAGTAGCCGTCGACCACACCTGCGCCCACCGCCATCGGGTCGCTCGAGGCGTCCGGGCGTGCGGTCGACATGAGCGCGTACTTCACCCGGTCCGGCGTCATCGACGGGTTGGCCGACAGCATGTCGGCGACGAGGCCGCTGACGATGCCGGTGGCCATCGAGGTGCCGGAACCGCGGCGGTACGGCGCCGCCATCGACGACGGGAACTGGTTGGTGATCGTCGCGTTGCGCGCCGCCAGCGAGACGACGTGCGCACCCGGGGCCACGACGTCCGGCTTGGCGATGCCGTCGGCAGCCGTCGGGCCGTGCGACGAGAAGTTCGGCAGCACGTCGTCGCCCAGGCCGGGGGTGCCCTGGTCGTCGATGGCACCGACGGTCAGCACGAACGGGTCGTCGGCCGGCTTGCTGATCGTCTGCGGCGCCGGCCCGCGGTTGGACGCGGCGACGACGACGACGACGCCCGACTGCCAGGCCTTCTCCACCGCGTAGTCGAGCGGGTCGACCTTGTACGACTGCGTCGAGTCGGTGCCGAGCGACAGGTTGAGGACGCGGATGCCGTAGGTGTCCTTGAAGCTGACGACCCACTGGATGGCGGCGAGCACGTTCGACACGTCGGACGACCCGTCCGGCCCGGCGATCTTGACGGACACGATCTTCGCGCGCGGCGCGGTGCCGACGTACTGCCCGTTCGAGGCCGCACCGTTACCCGCGATGAGGCCGGCGATGAACGTGCCGTGACCGTAGGAGTCCTGGCAGCCCGGGTCGCCGGACAAGTTGACGCAGGAGGCCTTGGTGAGGCCGAGCGGGTCGGTCGTCACCGGCACGACCTGCCCGGCCAGGTCCGGGAGCCCCGAGTCGACGCCGGTGTCGACCAGGGCGACGGTGACGCCCTGGCCGCTCGCGCCGGAGGCGGCGAGGTCGTCGGCACGGACGACCTTGCTGTAGACCGACGGCCAGGTCGACGGGTCGTTGATCGACCCCTGCACGTGCACGGGCAGGTCTCGCGAGATCGCGCGGATGCCCTGAGTGGCCGCCAGCTCGGCGATCTTTCCGCCGGGCACGGCGGCCGCGAAGCCGTCGATGATCGACAGCTGCTTCGTCACCGTGCCGCCCAGGTCGGCGACCCTCTGCTCGACGGAGGCCACCGCGCCGCCGGTCGTCTGCACGACGACCTTGACCGCGCCGGAAAGCCCGCGCAGGCCGGGGTCAACCGAGGCCCCTGACGATGCCGATGAAGCGGCGGAGACACCGGCGACGGTGCCGGTCAGAACACTGGCGATGACCAGGAGTCCGCTGAGAAGAGCGAGACCCCGGGCACGGATTGCCTGCATAGCACCCTCCGTAACCGTGCGGCTACTGAAGGTTCGGGGAGGTCACCCCTTCGGGTCATGACTAGCGGGTGGGGTTGTCGCTAGTTCCTTGTGACTAACCGGGGGTCGGTTTGTATCACCGCACCGGACGAGTCGTATTTGCGCCGACCCCCTGGCCGGCCCGCCGGTGACCATCTCGGGCCGTTGGAACCGGCGACAGATAGCCCGCTGTAGCCGCTTCGACCGGCCCGTCAGTCGCCGGCCGAACCAGCGGAACGGCATCCACGGCACGTGCCGAAGATGGCGAAATGCCCCACGTCCACGTGAAATCCGCGCTCCGTGGCAATCCGGTCGACGGCTCCCTGCACGAGCGTGGGAGGCACCTCGTCGACGTTCCCGCAGTCGCGGCAGACGAGGTGCAGGTGGTCGGCGTCCGCCGCCGGGTGGTAGGTCGCGGAACCGTGGCCGAGGTGCGTGTGGGTCACCAGCCCGAGATCCTCGAGCAGCTCCAGCGTGCGGTAGACGGTGGAGATGTTGACGGTCGAGGCAACGCGGCGTACCTCCGCCGCGATGTCGTCGGGAGTCGCGTGGCCGAGCGTCTCGACCGCCTCGAGCACCAGCTGGCGCTGGGGCGTCAGGCGGTAGCCCCTCGATCGCAGCTCGTGCTCCCAGCCCACGTGACCGAGTCTAGGCAGGACGACGCGCCTCCCTCGACCAGCGAGATCAGCTCGCTGTCGGGTCCTTCGGGCGCCACCAGGTCGACGAGAAGGGACAACGGCACCCCCGCCCGCAGCAGCTCCATGGGCAAGGCGCAGGAACCTTCGTCACAGCAGTCACGT
This window harbors:
- a CDS encoding transcriptional repressor translates to MGWEHELRSRGYRLTPQRQLVLEAVETLGHATPDDIAAEVRRVASTVNISTVYRTLELLEDLGLVTHTHLGHGSATYHPAADADHLHLVCRDCGNVDEVPPTLVQGAVDRIATERGFHVDVGHFAIFGTCRGCRSAGSAGD
- a CDS encoding S8 family peptidase, yielding MQAIRARGLALLSGLLVIASVLTGTVAGVSAASSASSGASVDPGLRGLSGAVKVVVQTTGGAVASVEQRVADLGGTVTKQLSIIDGFAAAVPGGKIAELAATQGIRAISRDLPVHVQGSINDPSTWPSVYSKVVRADDLAASGASGQGVTVALVDTGVDSGLPDLAGQVVPVTTDPLGLTKASCVNLSGDPGCQDSYGHGTFIAGLIAGNGAASNGQYVGTAPRAKIVSVKIAGPDGSSDVSNVLAAIQWVVSFKDTYGIRVLNLSLGTDSTQSYKVDPLDYAVEKAWQSGVVVVVAASNRGPAPQTISKPADDPFVLTVGAIDDQGTPGLGDDVLPNFSSHGPTAADGIAKPDVVAPGAHVVSLAARNATITNQFPSSMAAPYRRGSGTSMATGIVSGLVADMLSANPSMTPDRVKYALMSTARPDASSDPMAVGAGVVDGYSAVYSAPAGLANQGVPSGNGTGSLDLSRGTVYVSAAGSSGSVVVNGNLTTQLTLWDPVSTLFTSWTGSNWWASQWTGSNWWGSNWWGSNWWGQPESTNWYGSNWWGSAWYGAWDN